In Polynucleobacter arcticus, the following proteins share a genomic window:
- the ompA gene encoding outer membrane protein OmpA codes for MNKTLKLVLAGVITVAATATSAQNVDNWVNSTGITWKNGDGTLCWRDSSWTPATAAKDCDGWLAPKAAAAKKPAVTQSKITLQADTLYDFDKATLKPEGQATLDKIAKDLSKIKLEVIIAVGNTDSVGTDAYNMALGQRRAQSVKAYLVSKGVDGSRIYTESKGKSNPVASNATAEGRSKNRRTDIEVVGTAAVK; via the coding sequence ATGAACAAAACCCTGAAACTGGTACTTGCTGGCGTAATTACTGTTGCTGCTACTGCTACTTCTGCCCAAAACGTTGACAACTGGGTCAACTCAACTGGCATTACTTGGAAAAACGGCGACGGCACATTGTGCTGGCGTGACAGCAGCTGGACACCTGCAACAGCCGCTAAGGACTGCGATGGCTGGTTAGCACCAAAAGCTGCTGCTGCTAAAAAACCTGCTGTAACCCAGAGCAAGATTACTTTGCAAGCTGACACACTTTATGACTTCGACAAAGCAACATTGAAGCCAGAAGGTCAAGCTACTTTGGACAAAATTGCTAAAGATTTAAGCAAGATCAAATTAGAAGTAATTATTGCTGTTGGTAACACTGATAGCGTTGGTACTGATGCTTACAACATGGCTCTTGGCCAGCGTCGTGCTCAGTCCGTTAAAGCTTACTTGGTAAGCAAAGGTGTTGACGGTAGCCGCATTTACACAGAATCTAAAGGTAAGAGCAATCCAGTTGCATCTAATGCAACTGCAGAAGGTCGCTCCAAAAACCGCCGTACCGATATCGAAGTTGTTGGTACAGCTGCAGTTAAGTAA
- the ubiG gene encoding bifunctional 2-polyprenyl-6-hydroxyphenol methylase/3-demethylubiquinol 3-O-methyltransferase UbiG: MNVDQSEIAKFSALAHRWWDPNSEFKPLHAINPLRLDWIKSYVDLKGKKVLDVGCGGGILAESIAQSGAHTCGIDLSEKALKVAELHALEVGAKLTYRPISAEALAEEEPEQYDVVTCMEMLEHVPDPSSVVRACAKLCKPGGTLFFSTLNRNPKSYLFAIIGAEYILRLLPKGTHEYAKFIKPSELVAFTRHAGLEMIGMKGMTYNPITQVYKLGEDVDVNYMIVVRK; this comes from the coding sequence ATGAACGTCGACCAGTCTGAAATTGCTAAATTTAGCGCCCTAGCCCATCGCTGGTGGGATCCCAATAGTGAATTCAAGCCCTTACACGCGATTAACCCCCTGCGCCTAGACTGGATTAAGTCCTATGTTGATTTAAAGGGCAAGAAGGTCTTGGATGTGGGTTGTGGTGGCGGTATTTTGGCTGAATCTATTGCCCAATCAGGAGCTCATACCTGCGGCATCGATTTATCCGAAAAGGCCCTTAAAGTTGCCGAATTGCACGCGTTAGAAGTGGGGGCTAAGCTCACATACCGCCCTATTTCAGCTGAAGCACTAGCTGAGGAAGAGCCAGAGCAATATGATGTTGTGACGTGCATGGAGATGCTAGAGCATGTACCAGATCCCTCATCCGTAGTCCGTGCCTGTGCAAAGCTATGTAAACCTGGTGGCACCCTCTTTTTTAGCACCTTAAATCGCAATCCCAAGTCCTACTTATTTGCGATTATTGGCGCGGAATACATCTTGCGACTCCTTCCCAAAGGTACTCACGAATACGCAAAATTTATCAAGCCATCCGAATTGGTTGCATTTACCCGTCACGCTGGGCTAGAAATGATCGGCATGAAGGGGATGACATACAACCCAATAACGCAAGTCTACAAATTGGGTGAAGATGTGGATGTAAATTACATGATTGTTGTGCGCAAATGA
- a CDS encoding HAD family hydrolase yields the protein MNNGLASPYKGVFFDLDGTLADTAPDLVAAANQLLITRNLKPKQYELLRPHASAGARGLIGGAFGIGTDHPDFIALRDEFFLNYEKALLVNSVLFEGVDHLLTQLENAQLPWGIVTNKSERFTNPLTELMGLRQRAASTVSGDTTPHSKPHPEPILHAARLANIDPSQSVYVGDDIRDILAGKAAGMQTIAAAYGYCGCEEPPEAWGADYLVHHPLELLEIIFPGRA from the coding sequence ATGAATAACGGGTTAGCAAGCCCTTACAAAGGCGTCTTTTTTGACCTGGACGGCACGCTTGCAGATACCGCTCCAGACCTTGTGGCAGCAGCAAACCAGCTCTTAATTACCCGCAATCTCAAACCCAAGCAATATGAACTCTTGCGGCCTCATGCCTCTGCTGGAGCTAGAGGTCTCATTGGTGGGGCATTTGGAATTGGCACCGATCATCCAGACTTCATTGCATTGCGCGATGAGTTTTTTTTGAATTATGAAAAAGCATTACTAGTCAACAGTGTGCTTTTCGAGGGTGTTGATCACCTCTTAACCCAGTTGGAAAATGCGCAGTTACCGTGGGGCATTGTGACCAATAAGAGCGAGCGCTTTACCAATCCCCTGACAGAGCTCATGGGGTTACGCCAAAGAGCGGCCTCTACCGTCTCTGGCGATACTACGCCCCATTCAAAACCCCATCCAGAACCGATTCTGCACGCTGCCAGACTAGCCAACATCGATCCGAGCCAATCGGTATATGTTGGCGATGACATTCGGGATATCTTGGCCGGCAAAGCAGCAGGCATGCAAACCATCGCAGCTGCGTATGGCTACTGTGGCTGCGAAGAGCCTCCAGAGGCCTGGGGTGCCGATTACCTAGTGCATCACCCGCTAGAGCTCCTCGAAATCATCTTTCCCGGTAGGGCTTAA